The Acidobacteriota bacterium genome contains the following window.
CCGTTCGCGGCCTCGAATTCCTGCACCTTGTCGAACGGAAAGAAATCGATCTCGCCGCTGCGCGTGTCCACGCCATAGACACGCGTCAGGCCGAGTTCGCCGGCCAGCCTGTAAGCGACCTGCACAGTCTCGTCGCGCACCTCGGACAACGTCGCGGGCGAATAATCCAGATAGCCGGTGTCCAGCAGGTCGGCGCGCGGACTCTCGGTTTCGACCATGATCGCAGTCGGCTGGAACGCTGCGAGGCGTGCGCTCAGCTCGGCGAGTTCCGCTTGCCGCGCCGGTGCAAGCACATCATCCGACCGGATGTTCACGATGTCCGCGCCGGGATTGCCCATGTGCCAGGTGCCCAGAACCATGACCTCGACGGTGTCACCCCGTTCAGGCGCGACCGGAACCGCGGCGCAGCCGGACAAGAGCAAGAGGGCAAAGGCGGCTAGATGGTGATTCATGCTGGAAGCTCCCTGTTCAAACGCAAGATGCACCGGGCGAGGCGTGTGGATGCGGCTGGCAGGAAAAAAACCACCTCTAGCGAGCGGGTGGCGAGTCGCTATAAGCCCGCGATGACAGCCTTGTCATGACGGAGTCATCCATGCCGACACCCCGCCTGCGCGGCGAAAACGCAAAGATCGTGGCGACCCTCGGCCCACGCAGCCGCTCGCTCAAGGAAATCCGCGCGCTCGCCGAAGCAGGCGCCGATGTCTTCCGGCTGAATTTCTCGCACGGCAGCCACGAAGACCACCGCGCCACGCTGGACACGGTACGCAAGGTGGAAGCGCTCGTAGGCCGGCCGCTCGCGGCATTGGCAGACCTGCAGGGACCCAAGGTGCGCGTCGGCAAGTTTCCGGGCGGGGAAATGAAAGTCGCGTGGAACACCGAATACGCTCTGGTAGCGGCGGACGAGACTGCGGACACTGGAACCATTCCTGTGCCGCATGCGGCAATTCTAGGCCAGCTGGAGGCGGGTGACACGATCCTCGTCGATGATGGCAAGCTGATCTTCACGGTCACGAAGGCTGGCAAGAACGCGAAGGTGCGCGCCGACGTGCCCGGCAAGATTTCGGACAAGAAGGGGTTCACGGTGCGCGGCAAGGCGCTTCCGGTGAAGGCGCTGACCGACAAGGACAAGGCCGACCTGGAGTTTGCCCTCTCGATCGGTGTCGACCTCGTGGCCCTGTCCTTCGTCCAGTCGGTGTCGGACATCGCGATGACCAAGGCGATCATCAACGGTCGCGCACCGCTGATCGCGAAACTGGAAAAGCCTGCGGCGCTGGGCGAGCTTCGCGAGATCATCCACGCGTCTGACGGGGTCATGGTGGCGCGCGGCGATCTCGGGGTCGAATATCCGCCCGAAGAGGTGCCGGTGATCCAGCGCCGCATCATCCGCGCAGCACGCGCGGCCGGCCGGCCGGTGATCGTGGCGACACAGATGCTCGAATCGATGATCGAGAATTCGGCGCCGACGAGGGCGGAAGCTTCAGACGTCGCCACCGCCATCTACCAGGGCGCCGATGCAGTCATGCTGTCGGCGGAGACGGCGGTCGGGCGCCACCCCGCGACTGCGGTGGCGATCATGTCGCGCATCATCCGGGCCACGGAGAACGCCGAAGACTATCGCCGGTCCATGATGCAGTTCGACGGGGACGAAACCGCTCAGACCGCCATTGATGTCGTTGCGCAAACCTCGCTCGGCATGGCCGAAGCCGAAGGTGCGACTGCGCTGGCCTTGCGGACCGGGGCATTCGAGCGGCTGGCACGATTTTCCCGGGTGCGCGGCGCCACGCCGATCCTCTACGGTTCAATCGAGGAGGCGCGCGTTCGCCAGGCCTGCCTCCTGTGGGGTGTGCATCCACACCTTCTGGATGCCGGTGTGGAGAACTGGTACCGCGCGCTAATGAAGGCGTCCGGTCTTGAAGGCCGGGTCGCCTACGCGCGATGGGCTGGCGACGACATGCGTTTCGCGTGGGAAATCGGGGTCGGCAAGGGCCTCGATGGCAAGCCGATCACTGGCGTATGATCATCTGCCCCTGGCGGACCTCGTAGGAATTGAGTTCGCCGAGGAAGGTCATGCCGAGCAGAGATTGCTCGAGTTCGGTGCGAAGGATCACCGCGTCGACATTCTCCACCTTGACCCGCCCGATGCGGATGCTGGCGAGGGTGACCGGTGCACCATAGGTGACGCCGCCTGCCGTCCGGATCTCCGAGTCGAAGTCGAGCTCCTCCGGCTTCAGGCCGAGGCGCTGGGCGTCGAAATAAGTCAGCGCCACGATGCTGGCGCCGGTATCGACCATGAACTTGACCTGCGTGCCGCTGACATCTGCGCGCGTCCAGAAATGGCCATCCGCCTCGCGGTCGATGAAGGCGGCGCTGGCGCCAGGAAGGGCTGACGGTTGCGGCGTGGCGACGGCAACCGTCGCCGGCGCAGGATCCGTTGCCGCAGCCTGCTCCTTGAATTTGGGCGCAATATAAAAGGCGATGCCCATCGCAATGGCGACGGCGGCTATCATGACGAAGAACAGGTTGCGCAAGGCCATCGCTCAGCGTTTCCCCAGCGTTTCCAGCTGGCTGATGCGCGCGGGCAGGCGGGCGATGACATCGTCACGGCCTTCAGCGCTCATCTGGCTCCACCGGCCGATCTCCGGCAGGGTCCGTCCACAGCCGAGGCAGAAGCCCGTCTGGCCGTCTACGGCGCAAACCTTGATGCAAGGGGTCTTTATCGGCGCAATGGGCATGTCTATAGCAAATACCGGATAGGGGATTCCGGCAAGTATTGCATACACGGCGTAACAAATCCTTGCCGGACAGACCCCGGATTGTTTGATACCTTAACGTCTGCGCACGGCATTTGCGCAGGGAGAATCCAGCCTTGAGTGATCCTGCTACCCAGAAATCGCCGCTGGCCGATGTGCGCGAACTGATTCTGAAGCCGATCGAGCCGGACGTCGCGTCCGGCGACAAGGTCCGGGCGGCCCTGCTCGGCATGGGCCGGGAAGGGGATTTCGGAAAGCTGGGCGAGGCGGCCGAATGGCTGGCGCGCTGGCAGCGTCGTTTCCCGCCGCGGATCGAAAAGCCGACGCTTGCCATATTCGCGGGGTCTCACGGGATCGTCGATGCCGGCGTCTCTTTGTCGAGCAATTCCGACACGCGCGCCCACATCGATGCGCTGACCCAAGGCCGCGCTCCGCTCTCGGCAATCGCGACCCAGGCAGGTGCCAACGTGCGTGTGTTCGAGCTGGCGCTCGACCGGCCGACGCCGAGCATCGCCAAGGAAGCGGCGATGACCGAGCGCGAGTGCGCGGCAACGATCGCCTACGGATTCGAAGCCGTCGAGGACAAACCTGACCTTCTGGCGATCGCCGTTTCGGGCGCCGGCGTCGGCACGGCGGCCGCTGCGGTGGCGTGTGCACTGTATGGCGGCTCGCCGGACTACTGGGTCCGGCCAAGTGCGCAGACGGAGGCCTCCCTGTCGGGCAAGCGCAGCTCGCTGGTCAGCGACGCGCTCCGCCTGCACAGAGGCCATCTGTCTGACCCTCTGGAAGCACTTCGCTGCCTCGGCGGCCGCGAACTCGCCGCGTGTGTGGGCGCCATCATCGCGGCCCGTCACCAGAGCATCCCTGTCGTGCTGGACGGCTTTGCTACGACCATCGCGGCGGGCGTTGTGCATGCGGTGATGCCGTCTGCGGTGAGCCATTGCCTCGCCTCCCACATCACCCAGCGCCCCGCCCATGAAGCGTCGCTCGAGCGGATAGGTCTGTCGCCACTGCTGCAACTGCAATTCCAGACTGGCGGCGGGCTGGGATCGGCAACCGCAATCGGGCTGCTCAAGACCGCCTGCGCGCCCTTCATTGCCAAGCCGGCTTCCGCATGACGCAGGGGCAGTGCGGCATTCTTTACGTTTACGTGCACGTCACCTTGCCAGCGCGCACTTTTGACTGACATAGAGGGGCCAAGAGGCCCACAGAGACTCCGGAGGAATATCGGCCATGAATCTAGACTTTACGCCTGAAGAGACTGCCTTCCGCGACGAAGTGCGCGCCTTCATCCGCGACAACTATCCGCGTGAACTGGCCGGCACCGGAACCCGCGAAGACCTGACGCGCGAACAATTCCTCGCCTGGCACAAGATCCTCGGCAAGAAGGGTTGGTCAGCGCCCGCCTGGCCGAAAAAATACGGCGGCACCGGCTGGACCTCCACGCAGCGTTACATCTGGTCCGAAGAAAACGCGCGCATGGACACGATCATGCCGCTGCCGTTCTCGGTCTCGATGGTCGGACCGGTCATCTACACGTTCGGCAACGAGGAGCAGAAGGCGAAACACCTTCCGGGCATCCT
Protein-coding sequences here:
- the pyk gene encoding pyruvate kinase; amino-acid sequence: MTESSMPTPRLRGENAKIVATLGPRSRSLKEIRALAEAGADVFRLNFSHGSHEDHRATLDTVRKVEALVGRPLAALADLQGPKVRVGKFPGGEMKVAWNTEYALVAADETADTGTIPVPHAAILGQLEAGDTILVDDGKLIFTVTKAGKNAKVRADVPGKISDKKGFTVRGKALPVKALTDKDKADLEFALSIGVDLVALSFVQSVSDIAMTKAIINGRAPLIAKLEKPAALGELREIIHASDGVMVARGDLGVEYPPEEVPVIQRRIIRAARAAGRPVIVATQMLESMIENSAPTRAEASDVATAIYQGADAVMLSAETAVGRHPATAVAIMSRIIRATENAEDYRRSMMQFDGDETAQTAIDVVAQTSLGMAEAEGATALALRTGAFERLARFSRVRGATPILYGSIEEARVRQACLLWGVHPHLLDAGVENWYRALMKASGLEGRVAYARWAGDDMRFAWEIGVGKGLDGKPITGV
- a CDS encoding TIGR02281 family clan AA aspartic protease translates to MALRNLFFVMIAAVAIAMGIAFYIAPKFKEQAAATDPAPATVAVATPQPSALPGASAAFIDREADGHFWTRADVSGTQVKFMVDTGASIVALTYFDAQRLGLKPEELDFDSEIRTAGGVTYGAPVTLASIRIGRVKVENVDAVILRTELEQSLLGMTFLGELNSYEVRQGQMIIRQ
- a CDS encoding DUF1289 domain-containing protein, with product MPIAPIKTPCIKVCAVDGQTGFCLGCGRTLPEIGRWSQMSAEGRDDVIARLPARISQLETLGKR
- a CDS encoding nicotinate-nucleotide--dimethylbenzimidazole phosphoribosyltransferase, yielding MSDPATQKSPLADVRELILKPIEPDVASGDKVRAALLGMGREGDFGKLGEAAEWLARWQRRFPPRIEKPTLAIFAGSHGIVDAGVSLSSNSDTRAHIDALTQGRAPLSAIATQAGANVRVFELALDRPTPSIAKEAAMTERECAATIAYGFEAVEDKPDLLAIAVSGAGVGTAAAAVACALYGGSPDYWVRPSAQTEASLSGKRSSLVSDALRLHRGHLSDPLEALRCLGGRELAACVGAIIAARHQSIPVVLDGFATTIAAGVVHAVMPSAVSHCLASHITQRPAHEASLERIGLSPLLQLQFQTGGGLGSATAIGLLKTACAPFIAKPASA